A part of Hippea maritima DSM 10411 genomic DNA contains:
- a CDS encoding secondary thiamine-phosphate synthase enzyme YjbQ — MIIEQIKTYTRKEAIEITSIVQKQVEKIKSGVAVIYVPHTTAGITINEAYDPAVCEDMLEELTRLIPYSSKYKHLEGNADAHIQASLVGSSVNVIIENGKLVLGRWQGIFFMEFDGPRNREFYIKIIKG; from the coding sequence GTGATAATAGAACAAATCAAAACCTACACAAGAAAGGAAGCTATAGAAATAACCAGCATAGTACAAAAACAGGTAGAAAAAATTAAAAGCGGTGTTGCAGTAATTTACGTGCCGCATACAACAGCAGGGATAACAATAAATGAGGCCTACGACCCTGCAGTTTGCGAAGATATGCTTGAAGAACTAACAAGACTAATACCATACTCAAGCAAATACAAGCACTTGGAGGGGAACGCCGATGCCCATATTCAGGCCTCTTTAGTAGGTAGTAGTGTTAATGTAATTATAGAAAACGGCAAACTCGTTTTGGGCAGATGGCAGGGCATATTCTTTATGGAATTCGACGGTCCAAGAAATAGGGAATTCTACATAAAAATCATAAAGGGGTGA
- a CDS encoding class I SAM-dependent methyltransferase: MQEFVKFLKQFLFHPIAVSSITPSSKFLSSAITKEINPKNSKIVFEFGCGSGAITKSIISNIKKDAMLVAFDINKNFTEIVKRKYPEVIVINDSVENVEKHMKQHSINKIDIIISSLPWAVFSLSTQSKLLNLIHRILRPNGIFITYSYLHTFIFPSQSRFRSILHKQFRVVRTSKPVWLNLPPAVIIKCIK; encoded by the coding sequence ATGCAAGAATTTGTAAAATTCTTAAAACAATTTCTATTTCACCCCATAGCCGTAAGCTCAATAACACCTTCTTCTAAATTCCTATCTTCCGCAATAACCAAAGAAATCAACCCTAAAAACAGCAAGATTGTATTTGAATTCGGCTGTGGAAGTGGAGCAATAACAAAAAGTATAATTTCAAACATCAAAAAAGATGCAATGCTTGTCGCCTTTGACATCAATAAAAACTTCACAGAAATAGTAAAACGTAAATACCCGGAAGTTATTGTAATAAATGACTCTGTAGAAAATGTCGAAAAACATATGAAACAGCACTCCATTAATAAGATAGATATCATAATATCATCTCTCCCATGGGCAGTATTCAGCTTATCCACTCAAAGTAAATTATTAAATTTAATCCATAGAATACTAAGACCCAACGGAATATTTATAACATATTCATATTTACACACCTTTATTTTTCCCAGTCAAAGTAGATTTAGAAGCATACTGCACAAGCAATTTAGAGTAGTAAGAACATCAAAACCTGTATGGCTAAATCTGCCTCCTGCTGTTATAATAAAATGTATAAAATAA
- a CDS encoding glycosyltransferase family 39 protein encodes MIESRFSKNERLFYVVAIALIASVFFFMRSWEPYLSGDSLKHAAVAKGLLFNNNWFNLNLVGEPYLKKPPLYFWLMALSYKIFGVSAFAARFFPALFAVFDGILVFYLSKMVFKRDRDAFVASMFFVINFHVIRLSSIVRMESIITFFVLLNLYLLIKGRYVSSGIPLGLGVLTKGPVGLIGVFVFVIWRLLKRDFSFLNLRFFAGLTLAFILSFPWYLYQFMENKAFYSEFVGNQILARIKGTLSEGDKRSYLFYFRRLLSRFWPGLPFFVAGLFFYFKKKLYKQEYWSLFGIYLLLVFVLINIPHEKFTRYLYYLYPIAAPFCAIGLKRLNLDKYVFEFSLVLAVLFLVGGFIHKKPFHHPFKEVFPYSVYENYCRKVRELGNVQIVNLQTLQKAYFYFYCIDKPEQKPKFALVYKDKTLAIKPID; translated from the coding sequence GTGATAGAGAGTAGGTTTTCAAAGAACGAGAGGCTGTTCTATGTTGTTGCTATAGCTCTGATTGCTTCTGTTTTTTTCTTTATGCGAAGCTGGGAGCCTTATTTAAGTGGTGATTCGCTTAAGCATGCAGCTGTAGCCAAAGGGCTTTTGTTTAATAACAATTGGTTCAATCTTAATCTTGTAGGTGAACCTTATCTAAAGAAGCCTCCTCTGTATTTCTGGCTCATGGCTTTATCGTATAAAATATTTGGTGTTTCAGCTTTTGCTGCCCGGTTTTTCCCTGCTCTGTTTGCCGTTTTTGACGGTATCCTTGTGTTTTATCTATCAAAGATGGTTTTTAAAAGAGACAGGGATGCGTTTGTGGCGTCTATGTTTTTTGTTATTAATTTTCATGTGATAAGGCTTAGCAGTATTGTTAGGATGGAAAGCATAATCACATTCTTTGTCCTGTTGAACCTATATTTACTGATAAAGGGAAGGTATGTGTCATCCGGTATTCCCTTGGGCCTTGGCGTGCTAACAAAAGGTCCTGTAGGTCTTATAGGCGTGTTTGTTTTTGTTATCTGGAGGCTACTTAAAAGGGATTTTTCATTTTTGAACCTTAGATTTTTTGCTGGTTTGACTTTGGCATTTATCTTGTCTTTTCCGTGGTATCTATATCAATTTATGGAAAATAAGGCTTTTTATAGCGAGTTTGTAGGCAATCAGATATTGGCAAGGATCAAAGGAACCCTATCGGAAGGTGATAAAAGAAGCTATCTGTTTTACTTTAGAAGACTGCTTTCCCGATTTTGGCCGGGTTTACCGTTTTTTGTTGCAGGATTATTCTTTTACTTTAAAAAGAAGCTATACAAACAGGAATACTGGTCTTTGTTTGGCATCTATCTATTGCTTGTGTTTGTGCTGATAAACATACCACATGAGAAGTTTACAAGGTATCTGTATTATCTTTACCCTATAGCAGCCCCGTTTTGTGCCATCGGGTTAAAAAGACTTAATCTGGATAAGTATGTATTTGAATTTTCCCTTGTGCTTGCTGTTTTGTTTTTAGTTGGTGGTTTTATTCATAAAAAACCCTTTCACCATCCATTCAAAGAGGTCTTTCCTTACTCGGTATATGAAAATTACTGCAGGAAGGTGAGAGAGTTGGGTAATGTACAGATAGTTAACCTGCAAACCCTTCAGAAAGCATATTTTTACTTTTACTGTATCGACAAGCCAGAACAAAAGCCCAAATTCGCTCTTGTTTACAAGGATAAAACCCTTGCTATAAAACCCATAGATTAG
- a CDS encoding phosphatase PAP2 family protein, with protein MGNPNLEIFKMINGYEKSCKILSILAIVVAKYLVFVIPIYLIWMFAKSSKYYKKQSLLAFYSALLGLLINYLISLIYFHPRPFMMHIGKVLFQHSADSSFPSDHVTLFLSLGFYLLLEHKLRLHGLIITALGLMVGLARVYSGVHWPLDIVGSFAVALLPPFLIIQLKGILNPLNEKIILIYERLWEFLLQKIKNRKMLILLLLLLVIASSVICFEVYMEENGNFHTVENGALYRSGQLDKDELLYYIKQYHIKSIVNLRGKQQGKNWYKEEIKLSKQLNLVHIDFRLSPNKIAKPRKLIKLINILEKIPKPILIHCKAGADRSGLVSAIWKYYVENYPIKRSDEQLSLLYLHFPYLGSPSEAMDKSFWIFVKKAKKRQSR; from the coding sequence ATGGGCAATCCTAATTTGGAAATATTCAAAATGATAAACGGATATGAAAAAAGCTGCAAAATATTATCTATTTTGGCAATAGTGGTCGCAAAATATCTTGTCTTTGTCATACCTATCTATCTGATATGGATGTTCGCAAAGAGCAGTAAATATTACAAAAAACAGTCTCTATTGGCTTTTTACTCAGCTTTACTTGGGCTTTTAATAAATTACTTGATATCCTTAATTTACTTCCATCCAAGACCTTTTATGATGCATATAGGCAAAGTTCTTTTTCAACATTCTGCTGACTCATCCTTCCCCTCAGACCATGTTACCCTATTTCTATCTTTGGGGTTTTACCTTCTTTTAGAACACAAACTAAGGTTGCACGGCTTAATTATAACGGCTCTTGGGCTTATGGTGGGTCTTGCAAGGGTTTACAGCGGGGTTCATTGGCCCTTAGACATAGTTGGATCATTTGCAGTTGCCTTACTTCCCCCCTTTTTAATAATTCAACTAAAAGGAATTCTAAACCCTTTAAATGAAAAGATCATTCTAATATATGAAAGACTATGGGAGTTTCTGCTTCAAAAGATAAAAAACAGGAAGATGTTAATATTACTGCTACTTTTATTAGTAATAGCAAGCTCAGTAATATGTTTTGAAGTATATATGGAAGAAAATGGCAATTTTCACACCGTAGAAAACGGTGCATTATACAGAAGCGGCCAACTGGATAAAGATGAGCTTTTATACTACATCAAACAATATCACATAAAAAGCATTGTAAATCTCAGAGGCAAGCAACAGGGAAAAAACTGGTATAAAGAAGAAATAAAATTATCAAAGCAATTGAACTTAGTGCACATAGATTTTAGATTGTCACCAAATAAAATCGCAAAACCCAGAAAATTAATCAAATTGATTAACATTCTAGAAAAGATACCAAAGCCAATTCTTATACACTGCAAGGCAGGCGCAGACAGAAGCGGCCTTGTAAGCGCAATTTGGAAATATTATGTGGAGAACTACCCCATCAAACGATCCGATGAGCAACTATCTTTACTTTATTTGCACTTTCCATACCTTGGTAGTCCATCGGAAGCAATGGATAAAAGCTTCTGGATTTTTGTTAAAAAAGCTAAAAAGAGGCAGAGCCGATGA
- a CDS encoding IS256 family transposase, translating to MNRKMLKEIISNMDMDVVKELDEYGKNKLATLMEGLLIEIMGKERYEYLLENPEDKGNGTYKRSLNTGLGKLNLDVPRTRSGNFRSHLLPPKYQRYDESFEDLIFSFLINGDSKQEIVHKMKLRGLDFSEKAYDEIFEYIKTQMLEFKSKELQENYYFLYIDAYHCMVKDEKDKRVKRAVVYTVVGIDTNAQKTLLGYYSFFGSENRSTWMEVFQDLINRGMKRVLMFICDDFNGISEAIRAFFPYSDIQKCTVHASRNVYKHMKKEDASYVNKKLKEIKYSCDTFEKGIEIFKTEIIDRFKDQYKTYTKYLDSRKEELLAFLKYPEVIRKYINSTNTVESVHSSFEKQRLKKGGFFQSMDILNVALFIATDKLHKTWNVNPLIKAKRYELNQMFVAKFGKGVEE from the coding sequence ATGAACAGAAAGATGCTTAAGGAGATAATCTCAAACATGGATATGGATGTAGTAAAGGAGTTGGATGAATACGGAAAGAATAAACTGGCCACCCTAATGGAAGGACTACTTATTGAGATAATGGGTAAGGAAAGATACGAGTACTTACTTGAGAACCCAGAAGACAAAGGCAATGGAACCTACAAAAGGAGCCTAAACACAGGCCTTGGTAAACTGAATTTGGATGTCCCAAGAACAAGGAGCGGAAACTTCCGCTCTCATCTTCTCCCTCCCAAATATCAAAGGTATGATGAAAGCTTTGAGGATTTAATCTTCTCCTTCCTAATCAATGGAGACTCAAAACAGGAAATCGTGCACAAGATGAAATTGAGAGGACTGGATTTTAGTGAAAAAGCATACGATGAGATATTTGAATACATAAAGACACAGATGCTTGAATTTAAATCCAAAGAACTTCAGGAAAACTACTATTTTCTATACATAGACGCCTATCACTGTATGGTAAAGGATGAAAAGGATAAAAGGGTAAAGAGAGCTGTCGTTTACACTGTTGTAGGGATAGACACAAATGCTCAAAAAACACTCCTTGGATATTACTCATTCTTTGGTAGTGAGAACAGATCCACCTGGATGGAAGTATTCCAGGATTTAATCAACAGGGGAATGAAAAGGGTCTTAATGTTCATCTGTGATGATTTCAACGGAATCTCAGAGGCAATAAGAGCCTTCTTTCCTTACTCGGATATTCAGAAATGCACAGTTCATGCATCAAGAAACGTATACAAGCATATGAAAAAGGAGGATGCCTCATATGTGAACAAAAAGCTCAAGGAGATTAAATACTCCTGTGATACCTTTGAAAAAGGGATAGAGATTTTCAAAACAGAGATAATTGACAGATTCAAAGACCAATACAAGACCTACACCAAATATTTAGACTCAAGAAAAGAAGAACTCCTTGCCTTCTTAAAGTACCCTGAGGTAATAAGAAAGTACATCAATTCAACAAACACTGTTGAATCTGTACATTCATCCTTTGAAAAACAAAGGCTAAAGAAAGGAGGGTTCTTCCAGTCCATGGATATCCTAAATGTTGCCCTTTTCATTGCAACAGATAAATTACACAAAACCTGGAATGTTAATCCTCTGATTAAGGCTAAAAGATATGAACTGAATCAGATGTTTGTTGCTAAGTTTGGGAAGGGAGTTGAAGAGTGA
- a CDS encoding LysE family transporter: MEFILLLFSSYIIGLITAIPIGPIQIEMAKRSISGYVKESIMVALGSTISDLIYGFIAIFGIAPFLADKEIEALFLFIGGIILIILGLYTLIYSNRYTENNIKKAKLFKIHTSFFIGLLIAITNPPIVFWWLFCFEFLKDINIMESIKTPYSIAFLLSAGVGIVSYLISMALLINKIGKILTYKTEHKINKAFGIFLIVISFYFLFKSVQTYFNFITK; encoded by the coding sequence ATGGAATTTATTCTACTGCTTTTCAGTTCATACATTATAGGGCTAATCACAGCTATACCTATAGGACCAATACAAATAGAAATGGCCAAAAGATCAATATCTGGCTATGTAAAAGAATCAATCATGGTAGCTTTAGGTTCAACCATATCTGATTTAATATACGGTTTTATAGCTATTTTTGGCATAGCCCCCTTTTTAGCCGACAAAGAAATCGAGGCATTATTTTTATTTATAGGGGGAATTATACTAATCATTCTAGGACTTTATACCTTAATCTATAGCAACAGATACACTGAAAACAATATCAAAAAGGCAAAATTATTTAAGATACACACATCTTTTTTCATAGGTTTACTTATTGCTATAACGAACCCGCCAATAGTTTTTTGGTGGCTGTTTTGTTTTGAGTTTTTGAAAGACATAAACATCATGGAAAGTATCAAAACTCCATATTCTATTGCCTTTCTTCTATCTGCCGGAGTCGGCATTGTCTCATATTTAATAAGCATGGCTTTGCTTATAAATAAAATTGGTAAAATTCTAACCTATAAAACAGAGCATAAAATAAACAAAGCATTTGGCATTTTTTTAATCGTGATTTCGTTTTATTTCTTATTTAAAAGTGTTCAAACATATTTTAATTTTATAACAAAGTAG
- a CDS encoding cofactor-independent phosphoglycerate mutase — MKYMILLGDGMADWPIEKLGGKTPLEYANTPNMDIIASGIKGMVKTVPEGMHPGSDVANMSVLGYNPKLYYTGRAPLEAISKDIKMDDNDVAYRCNFVSIEDNIMKDFSAGHIPTEKSSKLIQLLNEQLKEDGIEFYTGVSYRNLMIWRGGETDITTPPHDISDQSIYEHLPKGEARDKLISIMDKTKEILKDNTIYPKANAIWLWGEGKKPSMPLFRDEFGKDGCMISAVDLMVGLGKLTGMFIPQIEGLTGFLDTNFEGKIDAAFEFLQDGGDFVYLHVEATDETGHMGDVEKKIEAIELFDRKIVGEAIKRADSLNEELRIAVLPDHPTPIKIKTHTAEAVPFAVWDSKSPKKADSYTEASCKNGLFIENGHEFIRRMLFKE, encoded by the coding sequence ATGAAGTACATGATACTGTTAGGCGATGGTATGGCAGATTGGCCTATTGAGAAATTAGGCGGTAAAACCCCATTAGAGTATGCAAACACACCAAATATGGACATAATAGCATCCGGCATAAAAGGTATGGTAAAAACAGTGCCTGAAGGTATGCATCCTGGCAGCGATGTGGCAAATATGAGTGTATTGGGATACAACCCAAAGCTGTATTATACAGGAAGGGCCCCGCTTGAGGCTATCAGCAAGGACATAAAAATGGATGATAATGATGTGGCATATAGATGCAATTTTGTATCTATAGAGGACAACATAATGAAGGATTTTTCAGCTGGACACATACCAACTGAAAAATCAAGTAAACTCATACAACTTCTAAATGAGCAGCTGAAAGAGGACGGCATAGAGTTTTATACAGGCGTAAGCTATAGAAACCTCATGATCTGGAGAGGAGGAGAAACCGATATAACAACACCGCCACATGACATATCCGACCAAAGCATATACGAACACCTGCCCAAAGGAGAGGCAAGAGATAAACTTATATCCATAATGGACAAAACCAAGGAAATCTTAAAAGACAATACGATATATCCAAAAGCCAACGCAATATGGCTATGGGGTGAGGGCAAAAAACCGTCCATGCCGCTATTTAGGGATGAGTTTGGCAAGGATGGTTGCATGATTAGTGCTGTTGATCTAATGGTGGGTCTTGGAAAACTCACAGGCATGTTCATACCACAGATAGAGGGTTTAACGGGCTTTTTGGATACCAATTTCGAGGGTAAAATAGATGCAGCCTTTGAGTTTTTGCAGGATGGCGGCGACTTTGTCTATTTGCATGTTGAGGCAACAGATGAAACAGGACACATGGGTGATGTTGAAAAAAAGATAGAAGCGATAGAGCTGTTTGATAGAAAAATAGTAGGGGAGGCAATAAAAAGGGCGGATAGCCTAAATGAAGAGCTAAGGATAGCCGTTTTACCGGATCATCCAACACCCATAAAGATAAAGACCCACACCGCAGAGGCTGTTCCGTTTGCCGTATGGGATTCAAAAAGCCCAAAAAAAGCCGATTCATATACAGAGGCGTCTTGTAAAAATGGGCTATTTATTGAAAACGGGCATGAGTTTATAAGGAGGATGTTGTTTAAGGAGTAA
- a CDS encoding putative manganese-dependent inorganic diphosphatase, which yields MVEMEMVYVIGHRNPDTDAICSAIAYAKLKNTIDKNKTYIPARCGNLNKQTKFVLNRASVEPPVLLNDIYPKVADIMTKPPIALNTDAPLFKVMQTIKEKGIRLIPIVDHDDKLLGIISVFELTDFFISDRIDKKPKYLFDLDNFKEVLGGYFIKRKKEKTFKGQIIIGAMPFEKFKDYAKDLTPKETVLIVGKRTKILNYAIENQFRCIVLTAIDSKEDLKDINFDNFEGSVFVSPFDTAQTARRLTLSSPASSVLNKDVKTIKETDYLSSARDLLNQTAYRGLPVVNDQGKLVGIITRSDIIKSFANKVILVDHNEMAQAVNGIETAEILEIIDHHRLGTIKTTYPIFFYSKPLGSSCSLVYQLYKYHNIEPDSQTALLMLSGLLSDTVILKSPTTTDEDIKIAKELSELSSVNLEEYGREMFESTGTINSKSADEIVKTDFKIYDEFGVRFGIGQAETVNLEILPKKRSEIFEELEKIRKGKQLDWAMLLISDIITSNSLLFTTEFECETLLPYEKKDKNEYFLPNVLSRKKQLLPIILSVLEQFKDEDKRG from the coding sequence ATGGTAGAAATGGAAATGGTTTATGTAATAGGTCACAGGAATCCCGATACAGATGCAATATGCTCAGCTATCGCTTATGCTAAACTAAAAAACACTATAGACAAAAACAAAACATACATACCCGCACGATGCGGCAATCTAAACAAACAAACCAAATTTGTTCTGAATAGGGCAAGCGTTGAACCTCCCGTTCTTTTAAACGACATCTATCCAAAAGTAGCAGATATTATGACCAAACCGCCCATAGCCCTAAACACTGATGCGCCGTTATTCAAGGTAATGCAAACAATCAAAGAGAAAGGTATAAGGCTAATACCTATAGTTGACCACGACGATAAACTTCTTGGTATAATCAGTGTTTTTGAGTTAACAGATTTCTTTATCTCAGACAGAATAGACAAAAAACCCAAATACCTTTTTGACCTTGATAACTTCAAAGAGGTGCTTGGGGGCTATTTCATCAAAAGAAAAAAGGAAAAAACATTTAAAGGACAGATAATAATAGGTGCTATGCCGTTTGAAAAATTCAAAGACTATGCAAAAGATTTAACCCCCAAGGAGACCGTCCTCATAGTGGGCAAAAGAACAAAAATACTGAACTATGCTATAGAAAATCAATTCAGATGCATCGTTCTAACGGCCATAGATTCAAAGGAAGATCTAAAGGATATCAACTTCGATAATTTTGAAGGTAGTGTGTTTGTCTCCCCTTTCGATACAGCCCAGACTGCAAGAAGACTAACCCTGAGCTCCCCTGCATCATCTGTTTTAAATAAAGATGTCAAAACAATAAAAGAAACCGATTATCTATCCTCAGCAAGAGACCTTCTCAACCAGACAGCTTATAGGGGTTTGCCCGTTGTGAACGATCAAGGAAAGCTTGTTGGAATCATAACAAGGTCGGACATAATCAAGAGTTTCGCCAATAAAGTGATACTGGTTGACCATAACGAGATGGCTCAGGCTGTAAACGGGATAGAAACCGCAGAGATCTTGGAAATCATAGACCACCACAGGCTTGGAACAATAAAAACAACCTACCCTATCTTTTTCTATAGCAAACCGTTGGGCAGCAGCTGCAGTCTTGTATATCAGTTATACAAATACCACAATATAGAGCCTGATAGCCAAACGGCTTTGTTGATGTTAAGTGGTTTGTTATCCGATACGGTTATTTTAAAATCACCCACAACAACAGATGAGGACATAAAAATAGCCAAAGAACTATCAGAGCTATCCAGTGTTAACTTAGAAGAATACGGCAGGGAAATGTTTGAAAGCACAGGGACGATTAACTCCAAATCAGCAGATGAAATCGTAAAGACCGACTTTAAGATATACGACGAGTTCGGTGTCAGGTTTGGCATAGGGCAGGCAGAGACAGTTAATTTAGAGATTCTGCCCAAAAAGAGAAGCGAGATTTTTGAAGAGCTTGAGAAAATAAGAAAGGGTAAACAATTGGATTGGGCTATGCTGCTTATCAGTGATATAATAACTTCCAACAGCTTGCTATTTACAACAGAGTTTGAGTGTGAAACATTATTACCCTATGAGAAAAAGGATAAAAATGAATATTTTTTACCGAATGTATTATCCAGAAAAAAGCAATTGTTGCCAATAATTTTATCGGTCCTTGAACAATTTAAAGATGAAGACAAAAGGGGTTAA
- a CDS encoding LssY C-terminal domain-containing protein — protein sequence MHLTEIFNNYIVPYVVHLGILGYWIAALATLLETILVIGLFIPGSTIVLIFGALSAAGYYNFLYLMAFTVSSAVLGDYINYKLGKKYGKSWIVKEKWFLKKSHLEKGKRFFDSYGARSLSIGRLIPGLKETFPFIAGSMDTKLTKFLFWDVIGAIAWSFEFLSAGYLFGSSINLAKAWLGRITIVIAIIFFIFAVLYAFKFFFVKYGSYILALQKSIWNYLKTNSDILRLIDKYPKLFGFLNSRLTLERFNGLPLTILSLSFVYLFSLFIETTSEIIHKNMLYKFDIMFSNLIYHFRNVSVVKIMLFITMFGNKKTIIVITAMSIILFLIYRKRKCIFPLFVSIVGSTATTWSIKFILHRPRPLEAYYSAVGYSFPSGHATISAAFYGFLTYFYITQAKKLKSKFNIAMAGLAVVILIGASRIYLDVHYFSDVWAGYLIGSCWLIIAIGICEFLNYKNPENQFFVSKKEKYTSYAIILLSLTICAIFAVEFNPKSTNKIHLTLTPTKSALSVFKNSDLRYTTTILGEKEEPINLIIIAKNDYTLKKDMSVVGWYFADKLSLKSIKKSIIALIHNKPYNEAPISPGFWNYKVNNFGIEKPIKGESIKLRHHGRIWKTYYSIEGEEIYVAAVSFDTRLKWVIHKINPNIDKEREFFFNSLRSKHLIEKYKKIQFVEPFSGYNFYGDKFFTDGKAYIIWLK from the coding sequence ATGCATTTAACAGAGATATTCAACAACTACATAGTACCTTATGTAGTCCATTTAGGCATCTTGGGTTATTGGATTGCTGCCTTAGCCACACTACTTGAAACAATTTTGGTTATAGGGCTTTTTATACCAGGCTCAACTATCGTGTTAATATTCGGCGCCTTAAGTGCAGCGGGATATTACAATTTTCTCTATTTAATGGCATTCACCGTCTCATCTGCTGTACTTGGAGACTATATAAACTATAAACTTGGAAAAAAGTATGGTAAATCTTGGATTGTAAAAGAAAAGTGGTTTTTGAAAAAGAGTCACCTGGAAAAAGGCAAAAGATTCTTCGATTCGTATGGAGCTCGAAGCCTCTCCATCGGAAGGTTGATACCAGGACTTAAAGAAACATTCCCTTTTATAGCCGGAAGCATGGATACAAAACTAACTAAATTCCTATTTTGGGATGTTATAGGTGCTATAGCGTGGAGCTTTGAGTTTCTTTCTGCTGGGTACTTGTTTGGCAGCTCTATAAATCTTGCCAAGGCGTGGTTGGGAAGAATAACAATAGTCATTGCAATCATATTCTTTATATTTGCTGTCTTGTATGCATTTAAATTTTTCTTTGTAAAATATGGTTCTTACATACTCGCCCTCCAAAAATCGATCTGGAATTATTTAAAAACAAATTCAGACATATTAAGGCTAATAGACAAATACCCAAAGTTGTTTGGTTTTTTAAATTCCAGGCTAACCCTAGAAAGATTCAACGGCTTGCCGCTCACAATTTTATCATTAAGTTTTGTATACCTATTTTCCCTATTTATAGAAACAACATCAGAAATCATTCACAAAAACATGCTATATAAATTCGACATCATGTTTTCAAATCTTATTTATCATTTCAGAAATGTATCGGTTGTAAAGATAATGCTGTTTATAACCATGTTTGGAAATAAAAAAACAATAATTGTTATTACAGCTATGTCCATAATTTTGTTCCTCATATATAGAAAAAGAAAATGCATATTCCCGCTTTTTGTCTCCATAGTGGGTTCAACCGCCACAACCTGGTCTATAAAATTTATCCTGCACAGACCAAGGCCTCTGGAAGCCTATTACAGTGCCGTTGGCTATTCCTTCCCAAGCGGGCATGCAACCATATCCGCAGCTTTTTATGGCTTTCTAACATATTTTTATATAACTCAGGCAAAAAAACTAAAATCTAAATTTAATATCGCTATGGCTGGACTTGCTGTAGTAATTCTCATCGGTGCAAGCAGAATCTACCTAGATGTCCATTATTTCAGCGATGTTTGGGCAGGATATCTTATAGGATCGTGTTGGTTGATAATCGCAATAGGCATCTGTGAGTTTCTCAATTATAAAAACCCAGAAAATCAATTTTTTGTAAGTAAAAAAGAAAAATATACCTCCTATGCAATCATCCTATTATCCTTAACCATCTGTGCAATATTTGCAGTCGAGTTCAATCCCAAATCAACGAACAAAATACATCTCACTTTAACACCAACCAAAAGTGCTTTATCGGTATTTAAAAATAGCGATTTAAGATACACAACAACAATATTAGGAGAAAAAGAAGAGCCTATTAACTTGATTATCATAGCAAAAAACGACTATACACTAAAAAAAGACATGAGTGTGGTTGGATGGTATTTTGCCGACAAATTAAGTTTGAAATCCATAAAAAAATCCATAATTGCACTAATTCACAACAAGCCTTATAATGAGGCGCCCATATCCCCTGGTTTCTGGAATTACAAGGTCAACAATTTTGGTATAGAGAAACCCATAAAAGGTGAGAGTATAAAACTTAGACACCATGGCAGAATATGGAAAACATACTACTCTATAGAGGGTGAGGAAATATATGTGGCTGCTGTAAGTTTTGATACTCGACTGAAATGGGTAATACATAAAATTAACCCCAACATAGACAAAGAAAGAGAGTTCTTTTTTAACAGTCTCAGATCAAAACATTTAATAGAAAAATATAAAAAAATCCAGTTTGTGGAACCATTCTCAGGCTACAATTTCTACGGAGACAAGTTTTTTACAGATGGCAAAGCTTATATAATTTGGCTTAAATAA